In the genome of Candidatus Dormiibacterota bacterium, one region contains:
- the eccCa gene encoding type VII secretion protein EccCa, whose product MTSSLPAGPAAGAVLRRPPRIPPPPVPSGEVRLPAPPALPPSQGGPLSWLQYAFPAVGSLGAILFVLINPRPLFIAGSALFALSSVAMGVGLVLQQRSSHRRGLGDQRRRYLEELDRLRRTAVETAAGQRRAAAWNHPEPERLWTLACSRARVWERRRDDPDFLAVRLGRGRRPLATRLRLDEGGAAAVDPVSLAEAQRMVARHGAVDGLPITLDLAAGGLVEVGGGGPARALLRALVAQVATLHAPDDLVIAVCAGPEAAASWEWVKWLPHARHPDVVDAAGPARLLAADAATLLALLDSELAGRRQAARASTAGSRPPHLVVVVDGGGDPEPLSALAALPGVTVLVSSRGEAPPAGGGTRIAIRDGGRLEAATGGAESATGEVDGASVAVCTALARRLAPLRLSAAERSAVTATGIDLPSLLGVGDPGTLDPASTWAARPAEDLLRIPVGLGTEGQPVLLDLKESAFGGMGPHGLVIGATGAGKSELLRTLVTGLALTHPPDLLGLVLVDFKGGATFADLAGLPHVAGMITNLGADLALVDRVKDALFGEQNRRQELLRQAGNLAGIREYRALRERRPELEPMPYLLVVVDEFGQLLGARPDFLELFVSVGRLGRSLGVHLLLASQQLDEGRLRGLEGHISYRVCLRTFSAAESRMVLGVPDAYELPPLPGSAYLKVDTTVFQRFRAALVSSPLRRRAEAAPARRASLLPFTAAPVLEPSPAGAPPATAGGGAAGGETVMQAVVERLRDAAPRVHQVWLPPLEAVVSLDQVLPGVAVDGPAAAARWAGAGRLAVPLGLVDRPLEQTRGVLSVDLAGREGHLAVVGAPQTGKSTLLRSLVLGLGLTHSPRDLWIHAIDYGGGGLEQLLRLPHVGTVCGRADPERVRRTVAHVAAVLEEREHVYRLRGIDSAATLRASRTSGQLPPELAADVVLLVDGWAALRQDHEDLEQLLVDIAGRGLGYGVHLVLSAGRWADIRSTLRDSIGGRLELRLNDPAESMVDRRAGAALPAGVPGRGLAVDRHLFQVALPRLDGRPERDGLAAATEAAVAAAAELWQGAGAAVPIRVLPALLTTDALPRPGEDGEPGVPVGVAEPALAPLRLDLLGDEPHLVVYGDGGSGKSSLLRTYLAGLCARHRPEQVSVLLVDYRMRLREVVPRTHLHADAGTPAAAREALLQLRELAESRMPSGSLEPDTLRRRLWWSGPDVVVVVDDYDLVSTPSGNPLLPLVDVLAQGRDLGIHLVTARRAGGAARALFEPPLQRLRELGAPGIILAGERQEGALVGPFPAAPRPPGRGMYVRRGRRPAMLQIALLPEDERERTLG is encoded by the coding sequence GTGACCAGCAGCCTTCCCGCCGGGCCCGCAGCCGGGGCCGTCCTGCGGCGTCCCCCACGCATCCCGCCACCGCCGGTGCCGTCCGGTGAGGTCCGCCTCCCCGCGCCTCCGGCGCTGCCCCCCAGCCAGGGCGGGCCGCTGAGCTGGCTGCAGTACGCGTTTCCGGCGGTGGGCAGCCTCGGGGCGATCCTGTTCGTGCTCATCAACCCCCGCCCGCTCTTCATCGCGGGCAGCGCCCTCTTCGCGCTGTCGTCGGTGGCGATGGGAGTCGGCCTGGTCCTGCAGCAGCGCAGCAGCCACCGGCGCGGGCTCGGCGACCAGCGCCGCCGCTACCTCGAGGAGCTCGACCGCCTCCGCCGCACCGCGGTCGAGACCGCCGCCGGGCAGCGCCGCGCCGCCGCCTGGAACCATCCGGAGCCCGAACGGCTGTGGACGCTGGCCTGCAGCCGGGCACGGGTCTGGGAGCGCCGCCGCGACGACCCCGACTTCCTCGCGGTGCGGCTCGGCCGGGGCCGGCGTCCGCTGGCCACGCGGCTGCGGCTCGACGAGGGTGGAGCCGCCGCCGTCGACCCGGTCTCGCTTGCCGAGGCGCAGCGCATGGTCGCCCGCCACGGCGCCGTGGACGGCCTGCCGATCACGCTCGACCTCGCCGCCGGCGGCCTCGTCGAGGTCGGCGGCGGCGGGCCCGCTCGAGCGCTGCTCCGGGCGCTGGTGGCCCAGGTCGCGACCCTCCACGCCCCCGACGACCTGGTGATCGCGGTCTGCGCCGGCCCCGAGGCGGCCGCCTCCTGGGAGTGGGTGAAGTGGCTGCCCCACGCCCGGCACCCCGACGTGGTCGACGCCGCCGGCCCGGCTCGGCTGCTCGCCGCCGACGCCGCCACGCTGCTCGCCCTGCTCGACTCCGAGCTGGCGGGGCGGCGCCAGGCGGCGCGGGCCAGCACCGCCGGCAGCCGGCCGCCCCACCTCGTGGTGGTGGTCGACGGCGGCGGCGACCCGGAGCCGCTCTCCGCCCTCGCCGCGCTGCCCGGGGTCACGGTGCTGGTCAGCAGCCGAGGCGAGGCGCCGCCGGCGGGCGGGGGCACCCGCATCGCCATCCGGGACGGCGGCCGCCTCGAGGCGGCGACCGGCGGCGCCGAGAGCGCCACCGGCGAGGTCGACGGCGCCTCGGTGGCGGTCTGCACCGCGCTCGCTCGCCGCCTCGCCCCGCTCCGGCTCTCCGCCGCGGAGCGCTCGGCGGTGACCGCCACCGGCATCGACCTCCCCAGCCTGCTCGGGGTGGGCGACCCCGGCACCCTCGATCCCGCCTCCACCTGGGCGGCGCGGCCGGCGGAGGACCTGCTCCGCATCCCCGTCGGCCTCGGCACCGAGGGGCAGCCCGTCCTCCTCGACCTCAAGGAGTCGGCGTTCGGGGGGATGGGTCCCCACGGCCTGGTCATCGGCGCCACCGGGGCGGGGAAGAGCGAGCTTCTCCGCACCCTGGTCACCGGGCTGGCGCTCACCCATCCGCCCGACCTGCTCGGCCTGGTGCTCGTCGACTTCAAGGGCGGTGCCACCTTCGCGGACCTCGCCGGGCTGCCCCACGTCGCCGGGATGATCACCAACCTCGGCGCCGACCTCGCGCTCGTCGACCGGGTGAAGGACGCCCTCTTCGGCGAGCAGAACCGCCGCCAGGAGCTCCTCCGCCAGGCCGGCAACCTCGCCGGGATCCGCGAGTACCGGGCGCTGCGCGAGCGCCGGCCGGAGCTGGAGCCGATGCCCTACCTGCTCGTCGTCGTCGACGAGTTCGGCCAGCTGCTCGGCGCCCGCCCGGATTTCCTCGAGCTCTTCGTCTCGGTGGGCCGGCTGGGACGCAGCCTGGGGGTGCACCTCCTGCTCGCCTCCCAGCAGCTCGACGAGGGACGGCTGCGCGGGCTCGAGGGACACATCAGCTACCGGGTCTGCCTGCGCACCTTCAGCGCGGCGGAGAGCCGGATGGTGCTGGGGGTGCCCGACGCCTACGAGCTGCCCCCGCTGCCCGGGTCCGCCTACCTGAAGGTCGACACCACCGTGTTCCAGCGGTTCCGCGCCGCCCTGGTGTCCTCCCCGCTGCGCCGCCGCGCCGAGGCCGCCCCGGCACGGCGGGCCAGCCTGCTGCCCTTCACCGCGGCGCCGGTGCTCGAGCCATCGCCTGCCGGCGCGCCGCCCGCGACCGCCGGCGGCGGCGCGGCCGGCGGCGAGACCGTGATGCAGGCGGTGGTCGAGCGGCTGCGCGACGCCGCGCCGCGGGTGCACCAGGTCTGGCTGCCACCGCTCGAAGCCGTGGTCAGCCTCGACCAGGTGCTCCCCGGGGTGGCGGTCGACGGGCCCGCGGCGGCGGCGCGATGGGCGGGAGCGGGCCGGCTGGCGGTGCCGCTGGGGCTGGTCGACCGGCCGCTGGAGCAGACCCGGGGGGTGCTGAGCGTCGACCTCGCCGGGCGGGAGGGCCACCTCGCCGTGGTGGGCGCACCGCAGACCGGCAAGAGCACTCTCCTCCGCAGCCTGGTGCTCGGGCTCGGGCTCACCCATTCGCCCCGCGACCTCTGGATCCACGCCATCGACTACGGTGGCGGCGGCCTCGAGCAGCTCCTCCGGCTTCCCCACGTGGGCACGGTGTGCGGCCGCGCCGACCCCGAGCGGGTGCGCCGCACCGTCGCCCACGTCGCCGCCGTGCTCGAGGAGCGAGAGCATGTCTACCGGCTGCGGGGGATCGACTCCGCGGCCACCCTGCGGGCCTCCCGCACCTCCGGGCAGCTGCCCCCCGAGCTCGCCGCCGACGTGGTGCTCCTGGTCGATGGCTGGGCGGCGCTGCGCCAGGACCACGAGGACCTGGAGCAGCTGCTCGTCGACATCGCCGGCCGCGGCCTCGGCTACGGGGTCCACCTCGTGCTCAGCGCCGGCCGCTGGGCGGACATCCGCAGCACCCTCCGCGACAGCATCGGCGGCCGTCTCGAGCTCCGCCTCAACGACCCCGCCGAGTCGATGGTGGACCGGCGCGCCGGGGCCGCCCTTCCCGCCGGGGTCCCGGGCCGGGGCCTGGCGGTGGACCGGCACCTCTTCCAGGTCGCGCTGCCTCGGCTCGACGGCCGCCCCGAGCGCGACGGGCTGGCGGCCGCCACCGAGGCCGCGGTGGCCGCGGCGGCGGAGCTGTGGCAGGGTGCCGGCGCCGCCGTGCCGATTCGCGTCCTCCCCGCGCTGCTCACCACCGACGCCCTGCCCCGGCCCGGCGAGGATGGCGAGCCCGGGGTGCCGGTGGGCGTCGCCGAGCCCGCGCTCGCCCCGCTCCGCCTCGACCTCCTCGGCGACGAGCCCCACCTCGTCGTCTACGGCGACGGCGGCTCGGGGAAGAGCTCGCTGCTGCGCACGTACCTGGCCGGGCTGTGCGCCCGCCACCGCCCCGAGCAGGTGTCGGTGCTGCTCGTCGACTACCGGATGCGGCTGCGGGAGGTGGTGCCGCGGACCCACCTCCACGCCGACGCGGGGACCCCGGCCGCCGCCCGCGAGGCGCTGCTGCAGCTCCGCGAGCTGGCCGAGAGCCGGATGCCCTCCGGCTCGCTCGAGCCCGACACCCTCCGCCGCCGGCTTTGGTGGAGCGGGCCCGACGTGGTCGTCGTCGTCGACGACTACGACCTGGTGTCGACGCCGTCGGGCAACCCCCTGCTCCCCCTCGTCGACGTGCTCGCCCAGGGCCGTGACCTCGGCATCCACCTGGTCACCGCCCGCCGCGCCGGCGGTGCCGCCCGGGCGCTCTTCGAGCCTCCCCTGCAGCGGCTGCGCGAGCTCGGCGCGCCCGGGATCATCCTCGCCGGCGAGCGCCAGGAGGGGGCGCTGGTCGGGCCCTTCCCCGCGGCACCCCGGCCGCCCGGCCGGGGCATGTACGTGCGCCGTGGCCGCCGCCCGGCGATGCTGCAGATCGCCCTCCTGCCCGAGGACGAGCGCGAGCGGACCCTGGGGTGA
- the eccD gene encoding type VII secretion integral membrane protein EccD: MSPPAPLGSAARFLSVTVAGPASAVDLSLPADVPLAELLPDLVRMVSADPEAALGTGWGLSRLGEAPLSLAAGLAAAGVGDGDMVYLRPLAEIEPASVTDLVDAVAGAVDLRGGLWTATARRTVMALAAAAALLLATAVAVHDLPLGMRVGLALGIASVAAAGARLAAPRAGAVGVALLALSGVVPAGFAGGIAGALLDPGGPAGSAAGAALGVAAGAALAGLAVPAARGPAAALAVAALPAGVVVAAGLALGASAGQVAAVLAVLSVCAAAQLPLLVAALHLGGAVTSREPGLGEEDVATRVDASHRLLAWLSAGTSAALAGSLAVLALSTEPWELALAGTAALAAALGSRRQRFLGQGLPPLIAALAGSLCLELGLAVRIGGDAASGIGVALLLSTFVLLVGLVLAGGRGGSSALIRSRLRRVESLALVALVPLAMGALGVYTAIGDLGRRLG, encoded by the coding sequence ATGTCGCCGCCGGCGCCACTGGGGAGCGCGGCGCGCTTCCTCTCCGTGACGGTCGCCGGCCCGGCGTCGGCGGTCGACCTGAGCCTGCCCGCCGACGTCCCCCTGGCGGAGCTGCTCCCGGACCTGGTGCGGATGGTCTCCGCCGACCCCGAGGCGGCGCTGGGCACCGGCTGGGGGCTGAGCCGGCTCGGCGAGGCGCCGCTGAGCCTCGCCGCCGGCCTCGCCGCCGCGGGGGTGGGCGACGGCGACATGGTGTATCTCCGCCCCCTGGCCGAGATCGAGCCCGCGAGCGTCACCGACCTGGTCGACGCCGTCGCCGGCGCCGTCGACCTGCGCGGCGGCCTCTGGACGGCGACCGCCCGGCGCACCGTCATGGCCCTCGCCGCGGCTGCGGCGCTGCTGCTCGCCACCGCCGTCGCGGTGCACGACCTGCCCCTCGGGATGCGCGTCGGCCTGGCCCTCGGCATCGCCTCGGTCGCGGCCGCGGGGGCGCGCCTGGCCGCGCCCCGGGCGGGCGCTGTCGGGGTGGCGCTCCTGGCGCTGAGCGGGGTGGTGCCGGCAGGGTTCGCCGGCGGCATCGCCGGGGCGCTGCTCGATCCCGGGGGGCCGGCGGGGAGCGCGGCCGGCGCCGCCCTCGGGGTGGCCGCGGGGGCCGCGCTCGCCGGCCTCGCCGTGCCCGCGGCGCGTGGCCCGGCGGCGGCCCTCGCCGTGGCCGCGCTGCCCGCCGGGGTGGTCGTCGCCGCGGGGCTGGCGCTGGGCGCCTCGGCGGGCCAGGTGGCCGCGGTGCTCGCGGTTCTGTCGGTCTGCGCCGCCGCCCAGCTGCCGCTGCTGGTCGCCGCCCTCCACCTCGGCGGCGCGGTCACCAGCCGCGAGCCCGGGCTCGGCGAGGAGGACGTCGCCACCCGGGTCGACGCGTCCCACCGCCTGCTCGCCTGGCTGAGCGCGGGGACGTCCGCGGCACTCGCCGGATCGCTGGCGGTGCTGGCGCTGAGCACCGAGCCCTGGGAGCTCGCGCTCGCCGGCACCGCCGCCCTCGCCGCTGCTCTCGGCAGCCGCCGCCAGCGCTTCCTCGGCCAGGGGCTGCCGCCGCTGATCGCGGCCCTCGCCGGCAGCCTCTGCCTCGAGCTGGGGCTGGCGGTGCGCATCGGCGGCGACGCCGCGTCGGGGATCGGGGTGGCGCTGCTGCTCTCCACCTTCGTGCTGCTGGTCGGCCTGGTGCTGGCCGGCGGCCGGGGCGGCTCGTCCGCCCTGATCCGCAGCCGGCTGCGCCGGGTCGAGTCGCTGGCGCTGGTGGCCCTGGTGCCCCTGGCGATGGGCGCGCTCGGCGTGTACACGGCCATCGGCGACCTCGGCCGCCGGCTCGGCTGA